In Nitrosococcus oceani ATCC 19707, the following proteins share a genomic window:
- a CDS encoding TerD family protein, producing MPVKLVKGQKISLEKESGGALSKVVMGLGWDAAGTGKKGFFGFGGGGQQIDLDASCVLFDESGNVLDTVWFRQLQSKDGSITHTGDNLTGEGEGDDEQIIVDLTRIPASVKSLVFVVNSFTGQNFGQVENAFCRLVNHSDNAEIARYDLSCQGNHSAQVMAKIYRHNNDWKMHAIGENASGRTFNDLLPAIRPHL from the coding sequence ATGCCAGTTAAGCTAGTAAAAGGTCAAAAGATTTCTCTTGAAAAAGAAAGCGGCGGGGCCTTAAGTAAGGTCGTCATGGGGTTGGGTTGGGATGCGGCAGGTACAGGGAAAAAGGGATTTTTCGGCTTTGGCGGCGGTGGCCAGCAAATCGATTTAGATGCCTCTTGCGTTCTGTTTGATGAATCAGGCAATGTACTAGATACAGTCTGGTTTCGTCAGTTGCAAAGTAAAGATGGGAGCATTACCCACACTGGTGATAATCTTACGGGTGAAGGAGAAGGGGACGATGAACAAATTATTGTGGATTTAACCCGGATTCCTGCGAGCGTCAAGAGTTTAGTGTTTGTGGTCAATAGCTTTACCGGGCAAAATTTTGGCCAGGTCGAAAATGCATTTTGCCGCCTGGTTAATCATAGCGATAACGCGGAAATTGCCCGTTATGATCTAAGCTGTCAAGGGAATCACAGTGCCCAGGTAATGGCGAAAATTTATCGCCATAATAACGATTGGAAAATGCATGCCATTGGTGAAAATGCGAGCGGTAGAACTTTTAATGACCTGCTCCCTGCTATTCGCCCTCATTTGTGA
- a CDS encoding DUF475 domain-containing protein yields MRHFKYSFLVTVAGLVAAFLWGGPAGLFIAAILGVLEISLSFDNAVVNASVLKDMDPKWQARFLTWGILIAVFGMRLVFPVAIVAIVADIGILEVTQMALNDPDAYSAHLLASHVDISAFGGMFLLMVFLSFLLDETKELHWWGLVEEKLAGIGKLESIEIVIALGVLWALQSFLPPEEKLDAMLAGISGVMLFVIVGSASGLFEVEETGEAVTHAAKRSGVMGFLYLEVLDASFSFDGVIGAFAISKDVIIIMLGLAIGAMFVRSITVYLVRKGTLSEYVFLEHGAHYAIGALALIMLASTKVHIPEVVTGLIGAAFIGLSLLSSIRYRNKH; encoded by the coding sequence ATGAGACATTTCAAATACTCTTTTTTAGTAACCGTGGCGGGCTTGGTGGCAGCCTTTCTATGGGGTGGACCTGCCGGTTTATTTATTGCCGCGATCCTGGGCGTTCTCGAAATTAGCTTGTCCTTCGATAATGCGGTCGTCAATGCATCTGTGCTTAAGGATATGGACCCCAAGTGGCAAGCTCGTTTTCTGACCTGGGGTATTCTGATTGCTGTATTTGGAATGCGCTTGGTTTTTCCCGTGGCCATTGTGGCTATTGTGGCTGATATTGGGATACTAGAAGTGACACAGATGGCGCTTAATGATCCGGATGCTTATTCAGCTCATTTGCTCGCTTCCCATGTAGATATTTCCGCTTTTGGCGGTATGTTTTTGCTGATGGTGTTTTTATCCTTTTTGCTTGATGAGACAAAAGAGCTGCATTGGTGGGGGCTGGTTGAAGAGAAATTGGCCGGGATCGGTAAGCTGGAATCCATCGAGATCGTTATCGCCCTGGGAGTTTTATGGGCTCTCCAAAGTTTCTTGCCGCCCGAGGAGAAACTAGATGCCATGCTGGCTGGGATTAGTGGTGTCATGCTCTTCGTCATTGTAGGTAGTGCGTCTGGATTATTTGAGGTAGAGGAAACAGGAGAAGCGGTTACCCATGCGGCGAAGCGTAGTGGAGTAATGGGTTTTCTCTATCTTGAGGTATTGGATGCTTCTTTCTCTTTTGATGGTGTTATTGGTGCTTTTGCCATTAGCAAGGATGTCATTATTATTATGCTGGGCTTGGCGATTGGCGCCATGTTTGTTCGTTCTATTACGGTATACTTAGTCCGCAAGGGCACCCTAAGCGAGTACGTTTTCCTTGAGCATGGCGCCCACTATGCTATTGGAGCCTTGGCGCTTATCATGCTCGCAAGCACCAAAGTTCATATACCCGAAGTGGTGACAGGGTTGATTGGTGCGGCTTTCATCGGTTTGTCTTTGCTTTCTTCTATTCGGTATCGAAATAAACATTAA
- a CDS encoding nicotinate phosphoribosyltransferase: protein MAEQQGNMPHQSALFTDLYQLRMMQSYYAEEMNAVAVFELFFRKLPSNRNFVMAAGLDNVLSYLEHLHFTDEEQDWLKQQGGFSQQFLRQLQDFNFTGDVFAVPEGTLVFENEPVVQVIAPLPEAQLVETYLLNQIHLQSVLATKAARVVSAARGHKVVDFGSRRAHGTDAALKVARTSYLAGANATSNVFAGRAYDIPVVGTMAHSFIQAHPSEYAALRAFIQEFPDTTLLVDTYDTLAGVRKVIALAEALGQDFKVEAVRLDSGDLGKLAKESRRLFDEAGLNQVRIVASSGLDEYKIQALLKEGAPIDGFGVGTQLAVSGDAPEIDFSYKLVEYASRPRMKLSSSKELLPGRKQVFRFFEADRMKRDVIACFEENSDGKPLLEQVMSQGKRLEQGRVSLENAREHARQQMALLPPELHALQRVKLGYPVAVSNSLRQTNEQLQRELAVELSPRLSAS from the coding sequence ATGGCTGAGCAGCAGGGTAATATGCCTCATCAAAGCGCATTGTTTACTGATCTTTACCAGCTGAGGATGATGCAGTCCTATTATGCGGAAGAGATGAACGCCGTTGCTGTATTCGAATTGTTTTTCCGCAAACTTCCCTCGAATCGCAACTTTGTGATGGCGGCGGGGCTCGATAATGTTCTGAGCTATCTTGAGCATCTACATTTTACGGACGAGGAGCAAGACTGGCTCAAGCAGCAAGGAGGATTCAGTCAACAATTTTTGCGGCAATTGCAGGATTTTAATTTTACCGGGGACGTGTTTGCCGTGCCGGAAGGCACCTTAGTGTTTGAAAATGAACCGGTCGTGCAGGTGATTGCGCCGCTTCCAGAGGCCCAGTTAGTGGAAACCTATCTGCTGAATCAAATTCATTTACAAAGCGTTCTGGCCACCAAGGCGGCGAGGGTAGTGAGTGCGGCTCGCGGCCATAAGGTGGTGGATTTTGGTTCACGGCGCGCCCATGGGACTGATGCGGCGCTAAAGGTAGCACGCACTAGCTACCTGGCTGGCGCAAATGCTACCTCCAATGTTTTTGCGGGCCGTGCTTATGATATACCAGTGGTGGGTACGATGGCACATAGCTTCATCCAAGCCCATCCGAGTGAATATGCGGCCCTCCGGGCTTTTATTCAGGAATTTCCAGACACTACTTTGTTAGTGGATACCTATGATACTTTGGCGGGGGTTCGTAAAGTCATTGCGTTAGCAGAGGCGCTGGGTCAGGATTTCAAGGTGGAAGCTGTTCGGCTTGATTCAGGAGACCTGGGTAAGCTAGCTAAAGAATCCCGCCGGCTGTTCGATGAAGCCGGGCTAAACCAAGTACGAATTGTGGCTTCCAGCGGATTAGATGAGTATAAAATCCAGGCTCTACTGAAAGAGGGGGCACCTATCGATGGGTTTGGCGTGGGCACCCAATTAGCTGTTTCGGGGGATGCACCAGAGATTGATTTCTCTTATAAATTGGTTGAATATGCGAGCCGTCCGCGGATGAAATTATCCTCAAGCAAAGAGCTCTTGCCAGGCCGCAAGCAAGTCTTTAGATTCTTTGAAGCCGACAGGATGAAGCGGGATGTCATTGCCTGCTTTGAGGAAAATTCAGACGGCAAGCCCTTGCTTGAGCAAGTCATGAGCCAGGGTAAACGGCTTGAGCAAGGACGAGTTTCTCTGGAGAATGCACGGGAGCATGCCCGCCAGCAAATGGCACTGCTGCCTCCCGAACTTCACGCTCTGCAACGCGTGAAGCTGGGATATCCCGTGGCGGTCAGCAACTCATTGCGCCAAACTAATGAACAACTGCAGCGGGAGTTGGCCGTGGAACTCAGCCCTCGGCTTAGCGCCTCCTAG
- a CDS encoding site-2 protease family protein, protein MPTGIRIGRVAGISVYLDWSLSIIFFLLTFSLAVGVFPRWHPDWEPGVTWGTAIAAAILFLASVFIHELSHALMGRAHGIEIKRITLFIFGGMAHLEQEPHAWRAELWMAIVGPITSLVLGATFLFLGSLITGPLEVDSANAEQLFTTLSPLATLLFWLGPVNIILGLFNLVPGFPLDGGRVLRALLWGISGNFRQATQWASRAGQFFAWTLIITGFAMILGFQVPFFGTGLVGGLWLAFIGWFLNNAAVASYQQLLVQEALEDIPVSRLMQTDFVKVNPDMRVRTLVEEHLMRSDQRAFPVEENNRLAGIISIPDIRKISREKWSQTTIGELMTPVRKVALTSPKGGAAEALFILARRNINQLPVVENGQIRGLIRREDLLKWLSLHGKQPLKGLKDKSTLPQ, encoded by the coding sequence ATGCCCACTGGAATCCGTATTGGCCGCGTTGCTGGAATTAGCGTTTACCTTGATTGGAGCCTATCCATCATTTTCTTTTTGCTCACTTTTAGCCTTGCCGTGGGCGTCTTTCCTCGCTGGCATCCGGATTGGGAGCCAGGTGTGACCTGGGGGACCGCTATTGCGGCAGCCATCCTTTTCCTTGCCTCAGTTTTTATCCACGAACTTTCCCATGCCTTAATGGGCCGCGCCCATGGCATTGAGATTAAACGTATCACCCTGTTTATTTTCGGGGGCATGGCCCATCTAGAGCAGGAACCTCACGCCTGGCGCGCCGAACTCTGGATGGCCATTGTCGGACCTATCACCAGTTTAGTTCTAGGGGCAACATTTCTCTTTCTGGGCAGTCTCATCACCGGTCCCCTGGAAGTAGATTCAGCCAATGCCGAACAGCTTTTTACCACATTAAGTCCCCTTGCCACCTTGCTATTCTGGTTAGGGCCCGTCAACATCATTCTAGGTCTCTTTAATTTGGTCCCAGGGTTTCCTTTAGACGGGGGCCGAGTACTGCGGGCCCTCCTGTGGGGCATTAGCGGTAATTTCCGCCAGGCAACCCAGTGGGCATCCCGGGCTGGGCAGTTCTTTGCCTGGACACTTATTATTACCGGGTTTGCCATGATATTGGGCTTTCAGGTGCCTTTTTTTGGAACTGGTCTGGTAGGAGGGCTATGGCTGGCTTTTATTGGCTGGTTCCTCAATAACGCTGCCGTGGCCAGCTACCAGCAACTACTTGTGCAGGAAGCACTGGAGGATATCCCTGTCTCTCGCCTTATGCAGACCGATTTTGTTAAGGTAAACCCCGACATGCGGGTTCGCACGCTGGTGGAAGAACATTTAATGCGTAGCGATCAGCGGGCTTTTCCCGTGGAAGAAAATAATCGCCTGGCTGGAATCATCTCTATTCCAGATATTCGCAAAATTAGCCGGGAGAAATGGTCCCAAACGACTATCGGTGAGCTTATGACGCCAGTGCGCAAAGTTGCCCTGACTTCGCCGAAAGGAGGCGCGGCAGAGGCCCTTTTCATTTTGGCCCGCCGTAATATCAATCAACTACCCGTGGTTGAAAATGGCCAAATCCGCGGGCTTATTCGCCGGGAAGATCTGCTCAAGTGGCTCTCCCTCCACGGGAAACAACCTCTTAAAGGTTTAAAAGATAAATCTACTCTCCCCCAATAG
- a CDS encoding HpcH/HpaI aldolase/citrate lyase family protein, translating into MYLSQLQSTQSTVKTYLAQAQIPHYMELGATLYMPATRKDIARVLNQQKLTGLRSAVVCTEDSILEQDLSPALANLRLVLEQLRPSSMLRFIRPRNLEVLSQLMRIPEIRRIDGFILPKVDEKNLPLYAELAARIPELLLMPTLETEMAFSRQRLEALRKGLAKVSNPILCLRIGGNDLLRLLGLKRPKHLTIYDTPLRNIINDVILTFRPAGYGLSSPVFEYLDNYATLQREVALDIVHGLLTKAAIHPSQIPVVERAYQVCQKDMELAQRVLEEGTPAVFKLNSQMVEPATHCAWAERLLLQAELYGVCCEQLNGCDCTPNVS; encoded by the coding sequence ATGTACCTGTCACAACTCCAGAGCACTCAGTCGACGGTAAAAACTTATCTGGCGCAGGCCCAAATACCCCATTATATGGAACTGGGTGCTACCCTTTATATGCCTGCTACGCGGAAAGATATTGCAAGAGTTCTCAATCAACAAAAGCTGACTGGTTTGCGTTCGGCGGTGGTATGCACTGAAGATTCCATCTTGGAACAAGATCTATCTCCTGCGCTCGCTAATTTACGGTTAGTATTAGAGCAACTTCGCCCTTCCTCCATGCTGCGTTTCATTCGTCCTCGCAACCTCGAGGTATTGTCTCAATTGATGCGTATCCCTGAAATTAGAAGGATAGATGGATTTATATTGCCTAAGGTAGACGAGAAGAATCTGCCACTTTACGCAGAACTGGCTGCCCGGATTCCAGAGCTACTTTTGATGCCTACGCTTGAGACTGAGATGGCTTTTAGTCGGCAACGGCTTGAGGCACTGCGTAAGGGACTTGCTAAGGTGAGCAATCCCATTTTATGCCTTCGGATTGGTGGTAATGATCTCCTGCGTTTGTTGGGGTTAAAGCGGCCTAAACATTTGACAATATACGATACGCCGCTGCGGAACATCATCAATGATGTCATCCTGACTTTCCGTCCAGCGGGTTATGGGCTTTCTTCTCCGGTTTTTGAGTATCTTGATAACTATGCTACTTTGCAGCGTGAAGTAGCGTTGGATATTGTCCATGGCTTGCTCACGAAGGCAGCCATTCATCCTAGTCAAATTCCAGTGGTGGAAAGGGCCTATCAGGTCTGTCAAAAAGATATGGAGTTAGCGCAGCGCGTCCTTGAGGAAGGAACGCCAGCCGTTTTTAAACTTAATAGCCAAATGGTTGAACCGGCTACCCATTGCGCATGGGCGGAACGGCTGCTGTTACAAGCCGAGCTGTATGGTGTCTGTTGTGAGCAGCTGAACGGGTGTGATTGTACTCCCAATGTTTCTTGA
- a CDS encoding MFS transporter: MTQSGHHSTPASKASLISWALYDWANSAFAAVITTFVFAAYFTRQVAENETLGSAQWGNIVGISGLVIAITGPLLGAIADQGGRRKPWIIVFTLLCVIATALLWFIKPTPDYAWLALLLVGLGTLGAEFAFIFYNAMLPGLAGPKYVGRWSGWGWSIGYAGGVACLIVALFAFIQGGNHWFGLDPDSAEPVRATFPLVSGWYLLFALPLFLITPDTQGTGKPLWRATKDGMRQLYDSIRHVRQYSTIARFLIARMFYIDGLATLFAFGGVYAAGTFDMDEQEILLFGIALNVTAGLGAAAFAWIDDWIGSKKTILLSLISLILLTTLILIVETSTLFWTFGLLLGIFVGPAQAASRSFLARVAPESLRNEMFGLFALSGKATAFLGPLLVGWITYLAGSQRIGMGAIVIFLLVGFVLMLTVPAAKKPEE, translated from the coding sequence ATGACACAATCTGGCCATCATTCAACGCCCGCTTCTAAAGCAAGCCTTATCTCCTGGGCTTTATACGATTGGGCCAATAGCGCCTTTGCCGCCGTTATCACCACCTTTGTGTTCGCCGCCTATTTTACCCGGCAAGTGGCGGAAAACGAGACTCTTGGCAGCGCCCAATGGGGGAACATAGTGGGCATCTCCGGGCTTGTTATCGCCATTACGGGACCGCTCCTGGGGGCCATTGCCGACCAAGGGGGACGCCGCAAGCCCTGGATTATCGTCTTCACCTTATTGTGCGTTATAGCCACGGCGCTTCTATGGTTTATCAAACCTACGCCTGACTATGCCTGGCTGGCACTGCTACTAGTTGGGCTAGGCACCCTCGGCGCTGAATTTGCTTTCATCTTTTACAATGCCATGCTGCCCGGCTTGGCGGGACCGAAATATGTAGGGCGGTGGTCCGGCTGGGGCTGGAGTATCGGCTATGCAGGTGGCGTAGCCTGTCTAATCGTCGCCCTCTTTGCCTTCATCCAAGGGGGAAATCATTGGTTTGGCCTGGACCCCGATTCCGCTGAGCCTGTGCGCGCTACCTTTCCCCTGGTCTCCGGGTGGTACTTACTGTTTGCCCTCCCCTTGTTTCTCATCACACCCGATACCCAAGGCACCGGCAAACCCCTCTGGCGGGCAACGAAAGATGGAATGAGGCAGCTTTATGACTCCATTCGCCATGTACGCCAGTACAGCACTATCGCTCGCTTCCTTATTGCACGCATGTTTTATATCGACGGTCTGGCAACTTTGTTTGCTTTTGGCGGTGTCTATGCGGCCGGAACCTTCGACATGGACGAGCAAGAAATACTCCTGTTTGGAATCGCCCTTAACGTCACTGCTGGCCTGGGAGCCGCGGCTTTTGCCTGGATAGACGACTGGATAGGCAGCAAAAAGACCATCCTGTTATCCCTGATTAGCTTGATTTTGCTGACCACCCTGATCCTGATCGTGGAAACCTCGACCCTCTTTTGGACCTTTGGACTCCTGCTCGGAATATTTGTGGGACCGGCCCAAGCCGCAAGCCGATCTTTTTTAGCACGAGTGGCGCCAGAGTCCTTGCGCAATGAAATGTTCGGCTTGTTTGCCCTTTCTGGCAAAGCGACCGCCTTCCTAGGTCCCTTATTGGTGGGCTGGATCACTTACCTGGCGGGCAGCCAGCGAATTGGCATGGGCGCTATCGTCATTTTTCTTCTCGTTGGCTTTGTGCTAATGCTGACCGTCCCAGCCGCTAAAAAACCAGAAGAATAG